The following are from one region of the Vitis riparia cultivar Riparia Gloire de Montpellier isolate 1030 chromosome 9, EGFV_Vit.rip_1.0, whole genome shotgun sequence genome:
- the LOC117922247 gene encoding auxin-responsive protein IAA18-like: MEGCSRKDEVCPQLLDLISKDREWVLKSGEGRSHGSPEEKKLELRLGPPGEDWTIKDNTNNCRERDESLRYLRYLSSMASMAHNCSSNNNNSNIINNTTTSCGKRGFLETVERNTGEEGWIMNSNGNQNQKQAANNTNNNGVLPSPWSSSGYQVKTQQQQQQTKASFLQFQSSPPVITKESSQPCCTKVVDLQNTEKKAFSPASANTAVPNSSQKRSAPTAVVGWPPIRSFRKNLASSSSSKPANESQDVVPNKIASEKPVEVGKKGLFVKINMDGVPIGRKVDLTAYDSYEKLSSAVDELFRGLLAAQRDSSAGGIQTKQEEEKTITGLLDGSGEYTLVYEDNEGDRVLVGDVPWHMFVNTVKRLRVLKSSELSALCLGSSKQEKAPLDSALK, translated from the exons ATGGAGGGGTGTTCAAGGAAAGATGAGGTATGTCCACAGCTGCTAGATTTGATCTCCAAAGACAGAGAATGGGTTCTGAAGAGTGGTGAAGGGAGAAGCCATGGCTCTCCAGAGGAGAAAAAGCTTGAGCTGAGGCTTGGTCCTCCAGGTGAGGACTGGACCATCAAAGATAACACCAATAACTGCAGAGAAAGGGACGAATCCCTTCGGTATCTCAGGTACTTATCTTCCATGGCCTCCATGGCCCACAACTgcagcagcaacaacaacaacagtAATATCATCAACAATACCACCACTTCTTGTGGAAAGAGAGGTTTCCTAGAGACAGTTGAGAGGAACACAGGAGAGGAAGGTTGGATCATGAATAGCAATGGAAACCAAAACCAGAAACAAGCTGCTAATAATACCAATAATAATGGTGTGTTGCCCTCGCCCTGGTCTTCTTCAGGTTACCAGGTTAAGACCCAACAGCAGCAACAGCAGACAAAAGCTTCGTTTCTTCAGTTCCAATCAAGCCCTCCTGTTATTACAAAGGAATCCTCACAGCCCTGTTGCACTAAAGTAGTAGACTTGCAGAATACAGAAAAGAAGGCATTTTCACCAGCTTCTGCAAATACAGCTGTGCCCAACAGCTCTCAGAAAAG atctGCGCCTACTGCAGTTGTGGGGTGGCCTCCAATTCGATCATTTAGGAAGAATCTTGCAAGTAGTAGCTCTTCGAAACCGGCTAACGAGTCCCAAGATGTGGTCCCAAACAAGATTGCGAGTGAAAAACCGGTCGAAGTTGGCAAAAAGGGTCTTTTTGTGAAGATCAATATGGATGGAGTTCCAATTGGGAGGAAGGTGGACCTTACAGCATATGACAGCTATGAAAAACTTTCATCTGCTGTTGATGAGCTATTCAGGGGCCTTCTAGCAG cTCAAAGAGATTCCTCTGCCGGTGGAATCCAGACCAAGCAAGAGGAAGAGAAAACTATTACTGGTTTGCTCGATGGGAGTGGCGAATATACGCTTGTTTACGAGGATAACGAAGGAGACAGAGTCCTTGTTGGGGATGTCCCATGGCA CATGTTCGTGAACACGGTGAAGAGGTTGCGCGTGTTGAAGAGCTCTGAACTTTCTGCTCTATGCC TTGGTAGCAGCAAGCAAGAAAAGGCACCACTTGACTCTGCATTGAAATGA